The segment GACATAGACTAAACTTTAGTTCTGGAAACCAAACACGCCGTCACTTTGGATctagattctctcaagaaacatTTCTAGTGATAAAGTAAAATCACTTCATGAAAATATTTGGCTGGTAGGCTAAATTTgatcaaaaatattttttgaaaaaCAACTCTTTGTGGGAGAAGAACAACTATCTTaaatactactccctccatcccaaattgtaagtcattacaagaatcttggagagtcaaagcattttcacgtttgaccaaaattataaagagaaatactaagatttgtaacgtaaagtgagtatactgtgaaaatataattaagaaagaatctaataatatttagttggtatcataataataattattttatcatataaatttggtcaaacttagaaaagtttgactttccaagattcttggaatgacttacaatttgggatggagggagtacctaTTTTAACTTATTTTTACTTAAAAAGAAGTAACTAAAAAACTATGGTTGCTAATACAGAACGGGTCAAGAATCAGAATCAGAATTATGCGAAACCAGCTAAGCTAACATTCTTTCTCCTTGCTAGCCGCTAGGCATAAAAATTTGAGATATTTCTAGTGACTCTCGAGTGAAACATTTATCAACTAACCTGTTTGGCAGTGATTCTACCAATtctcgaaaaaaaaaaaaaccgttTCAGATAACCTTAAACTAACAGACGTAAGGGCTTCTCTACAATGTGGCCCAGCACGGCTCAGATCACCTGCCGGCCTGTGGACCTTATCTTGGCCCAAAAGTAACAAGCTTACTAGAGCCCCTACACTGGGCCCATTAAAACTCACGATTttattaaatttatttatttacatttGTCAAAATAAAAACGCTTGCACGCACACACCCTTATGAAATACGGCATATCtttttaataataataactaaGCTACACTTCGCTTTCGTGTTGCAAATATGCTCATGTATTATAACTGGAAGGAAACAAAATCCTTGTACACTTGTAGCCAAATTAATGttgtatatataaaagaaatCGAGCATGCCATCCGATATCAGTTCATCAATATTCAAATCATAATGTGCGCATAGGCTATACCTGGTCGATGCAGTTTATCATTCAGCCATGGAACTAGAAGAGGACAATGGTGGGGCTAATGACAACGATGACGCACGCCTTTGTTGGATGATTCAGGAGGAGCCAGGCTATGTTGCCGTTCCAGCTTGGCGTTAATTTATTGACTTTATTTAGTCAACTTATTGTGAGTCTTGGAAACATAAAAGAAATATGTGTAGGCATGTAGTATTAAAAGTAcgttttatatttttctaggATACATTCTAATATATCATAACCTCAAGGAAAAAATATGTAATGTTGAactaaaagagaaaaaaaaacaggttGTAATAAGCCCAGCAAAAATTTGGAAAATCCAGCTTCAGGGTCGGAAAGGGAGCATATGAATCACATTGATGATTGATGCAATTGAATCTTGCCTATTTCACTATTTGGGTAATCAATGCCATAAGTTACAGTGTTAAATCTGTCTAGAAGTGTTCACATTTGTGGACAAATTTTAAAAGACAAACACGAGAAGTCTGATTTCACACATGAATACATGATCCATCCATGTCATGGGCTGCGCAAGCAGAAACATGCAGTATCCAATCTCGTATATGGATCCGTACACCAGTGAGGCTAACTTACACTGTTACACAGTATTCTACTGATTTTACCGGAACCCAAAACGTTCTCTGGAGATCTAATATGCTAACACTAAACTTTGGTATGAACAGGTTCACTATATCTTCCACAGAGATCCATTCTCCAGTTCGCCATGGCAAACCTTGTTTGCCCAAAATCCTCCTTCGGCCGTGATCATGTACAGCCGATGAATCGTGCGCAAAAGAGTTGTATGACTGAAACAGAGCGGGCGAACTTTGATGCTCACTGTCACTGCAGCTCCTTGTCCTCTCTCAGTGCAAACTTAGCCGTGTCTTTCCACAAGGACACCTCCATTTCTTTCTCAACGAGCTTCTGCTCCGCACACCGCAGCGCAGCTTCCAGCTCCTCAATCCTGTCCCGGTTTCTTTCATGGAGAAGCTCGTGGAGCCTTCTCTCTAGCTGTACGGCAGAAACTCCGTTATACTCAGCGttaccgtcgtcgtcgtcgtcgtcgccatcgccatcgtcgtcgtcctcaACAACTCCCCCTGAATCGTCATCAATTCCATTACGGTAGTCGGCCATCTCGTCGTACGGCTGAAATGTCAAATGTTGGCCCAAATCAGGGACATTTCGCATTTTCAGTCAAGTCAGAATGAATGCAAGATCAGAGGACCATGGTACTACCTCGGAATAGtgctcctcttcttcttcaggGTCAGGCAGAAACGACGGTGTCTCTGAGGAGCCGTAGTTAACCTGAAGCAGCTCCATCTCGGCGTGGAACTCCTCCTCGAGCACGTCCATCCTCGCACAGCAACCTCCACCCTCCTCGGACGACGACTTCTCTTTCTCGTAGCCCGCGAGCTCCACGCCAGACGACGAGGCGGCGGCCTGGTACTCCATGCGAGCGCGAGCGCTCTGGACCTCGTTGCCGTCGGTAGTGATGCAGCTCGACGTGGTGGACTCGCGGTTGCGGTCCTTCGTTGCGTCGTGGGCGCCCTCTGTGCCGGTGCCGGCACCGGTGCCGCCGCTCTTGATCCGAACCTCGTCTCTGATCTCTTTCAGGAGCTCCTCCATCTCCGTGCGCACCTTCACCATCTTGTTGAACTCGTCGGACGTCTTGGCCAGGAGGAACACCAGGCTTAGCCCGACGCCGAGGTCGGAATGCCTCTTATCGCTCGCCGCTGATGATAAGCATCCTGGAAGTGCAGAGCAGAGGCTTGGTTGATTATGCTCACGTTCATCAAAgaagagttttttttaaaaaaaaacagagcaGAACAAGAATGTTCGCTAATTTCTTGGAGGAAGCACTCTGATAAATTCTGACAAGACACACTTGTTTGTGGATTTTACAGCAAAAATCCATGCCAAGACATCGCATGTTCTTCAACCAAAAACGCAGGCTCGCCTCTATTTGCAGCCCAATGTCTAACTAGGATTTCGCTAAAGAATCGCACCATGGACACCCAGCACGACGAGGTCACGCAACACGCACCTGAGGTAGACACGGCGGCCGCCACGGGAAGGTCGTCGCCCTTGTCCACCACGACCTCCTCCTGCTTCCCCTTGTCGTCGCCTCCCTTTCTCCGGAGCCTGTGCCTGACCAGCCGCGGCCACCTGAACCTGGGCAGCGCCAACGACCTCGCCGGTTCCCCCACCGCAACCGCAACcgcaaccgccgccgccgccgccgccgcaggggTGCACGGCGGCGTCTCCACCACCGCGCCCTCGGCCccgagctcctcgccgtcgTTGAGGTAATCGACGATCCTCCTGCTCGCGGTCGCGGCCCTCACCTCGGAAGAGGAGGCGGCCATGGCGAGTGGCGAGGCGCGCCGCCCGAGGACAAGGAGTCGCGAGCGCGAGACCCCAAAGGGCGGACCAGAGCAGAGGCAGAGAGACTTTCTccgggagggaggagggaggaaAGGCCAGGAGAGGCGGTTTTTCAAATTGGAGCGGGTGGAGGCGGCGATCGAGGGGAATGGTCGTGGGGGCATCGATCGGGTCCGCGGGCCCCGCAAGACAGCGATCCGCGCTGATCCTGCTTCTCCGACGGGGCATGATTCGCtcgaaaagaaaacagaaaataaaTCCAGATGGGTGGCGAGATTGGACGGCAGCGGTGGCATTATTAGCACACAGGTATTAGCAGTAGTTGCGTGCATGACAATATGATTTGCAGGTCAGGTGAGGTGTTGCAATTTGATTTTGAAGGGGTGCACGTAATTTTATATGGCGACGTGCCGACGTGACGTGACGTCCCGGGAGGTTCGTTTGTTTGTTCTCAAATCTCCGCTTCTTGTTGTTCCACATCCAACAGCTACAGGAGCAGTACACCGCTCCGCAGAAATAGTCTCTCTCTCGAGGCTCGCCACGTTGCTTTCCGGACCGGCATGGCATGGTGCAGCCTTGCGTagcattgcattgcatggcAGATGGCAGTGGAGGAAGATGAAAGAGGAGAACCCGATGCCAGGCGTCTTCGGAAAAGATTGGGAAATCATCATGTGGCAAGAGCGTCGTTGCACGCTGGCATGTAGTATAGGCAGCACTGCAGGACCATGTGTTAGGGGCCCATGTGTCACAGTTTCAGTCGAGTGCGGTGCGGACGAGACCAGCGCTCCACCACCACGGTCCACGGCAGCAACCGAACAAAAAGCAATCCGTTAGTATCAGCAAAATAGAAACGGGCAATACTGCACTGCTCCGAGCTAAAGCGCGGGACGGACAGTAGTTGGCAACCGTCGGAGGAGCGCCGGCTGCCGGCAGCCCGGCAGAAGCAGTCACGCAAGCTACAGGTTTCGTGTTTCCAGGACGCCCCCCAACCCCGGCCCGTAGCGGTGTGGACTCCGGCAGTCTGGCTCCGGTTTCGTGTTTCCAAGCCGGCGAAGCGCAAGAATCATGGAGCCTGTCCGTCAGTCGCGCGCTGACCCGGCCCGGCGTCGCGGTCGCCGTCGCGCTGCCGCCGCCTGATCGGGTCAAGGCAAGCGAACTCACCCCACAGTCCCACACGGCCACACCCACAGCGGCGACGAACGCAACATGCCAACAGCCGCGGGAAGACACAGGTACGGCAAGGGAATCACAGTTACCCCCGGCCCCGGCAGATTTCCGGTCAGCCGGAGCCGGTACCGGTGCACCCTGCCGCAAAGCAAGGACGTACGACGACCGCCGCGCGCGCACCCGTATGCGATCGCCGTACCGTGACCGTGCGTGCATTGACTGCGCAACAGCCGGCCGCGCCGCCCGAAAAGACGCGTGCATGCGTGCGGCGTGCCATATACAGTAACTATAGTACTGTACCTCCAGTGTCCGGAGCCCAACCGAGATCAGGTCAGGTCAGGTCAGGATATGCACGATCCTTCGTACCGCACGCAGGCGGCGCATCACGCACGGCGGCACACGGCATGTGTCGCCGTCCTGATGCGTGCGTGCCGCCCGCCCACCTCACTCTCGCGTCCACGATGCCGAATTGTCACGCGATTAAGGCCCTGCTGCCCGCTGTCGTGTTGCCGAGGCACGATGATGAAGTGAACCGCGCGCGCGTGCGTGCGGCCCCTGACAGACAGCCGACAACGGGAGGAGCCGAGCTCTGTAGGTTCATTAATTTGACTCGCCCGTGTGTTGGCTGCTCGGCTCGGCAAACGTTTTTTTGTTTGCTTGGGCGAGGATTTAATTAGACGGCGTGAGGTGCAGGGTTGCGTCGGAGCCGAGCTGATGAATACTCCTACAGCGGGCGACGCAACTGCTGATTTGGACTCGGTGCCTGCCACATGACACCACAGGGAACAGGTGGCGGCCATCGCCATTTCGGCTCGCCAAGGCGAGAGTTTTGATTTGTGGTGGGAGATTCTAGTCTAGGGGACAAAATCACGAGCCCTGCCGTCCACTCTGTGTTCCACCGATGCGACAAGCAGGGGTCGCTGGCTGATGAAAGCCGAACGACTCCTGGAGCGGATAAGAGCGGAGTACAGCAATTTCCTATTTTTGTTTGGTGACGAAACATTCTCGTGTTAGAACAGAATTTTCTTGCAACGTCCAAGTGGTCGTGCCGGAGTGGTTATCGGGCATGACTAGAAATCATGTGGGCTTTGCCCGCGCAGGTTCGAATCCTGCCGACCAcgcttttttgtttttttgtttctgGCCGGCCTCACGATCTGGAGGGCTGCCTCGCGACTTACATGGGCCAGCCTCACCATTTTTTGGTTTCTACTAGGTCTCTACATCCTACATGTTTTGGGCcgtttttttttctcctcttTCAGCCCTCTCGTTCATCCGCGTCAACTCCATTGtcatccttcttcatcaggC is part of the Sorghum bicolor cultivar BTx623 chromosome 10, Sorghum_bicolor_NCBIv3, whole genome shotgun sequence genome and harbors:
- the LOC8069339 gene encoding protein POLAR LOCALIZATION DURING ASYMMETRIC DIVISION AND REDISTRIBUTION, giving the protein MAASSSEVRAATASRRIVDYLNDGEELGAEGAVVETPPCTPAAAAAAAVAVAVAVGEPARSLALPRFRWPRLVRHRLRRKGGDDKGKQEEVVVDKGDDLPVAAAVSTSGCLSSAASDKRHSDLGVGLSLVFLLAKTSDEFNKMVKVRTEMEELLKEIRDEVRIKSGGTGAGTGTEGAHDATKDRNRESTTSSCITTDGNEVQSARARMEYQAAASSSGVELAGYEKEKSSSEEGGGCCARMDVLEEEFHAEMELLQVNYGSSETPSFLPDPEEEEEHYSEPYDEMADYRNGIDDDSGGVVEDDDDGDGDDDDDDGNAEYNGVSAVQLERRLHELLHERNRDRIEELEAALRCAEQKLVEKEMEVSLWKDTAKFALREDKELQ